The genomic stretch AAGTATTAAAATACCAGAGTTCTTACAGAAAAACAAAAACCATAAATAAATAACTTAAGGAAATAACAGCGTAAAATAGCCTGTATTCGAGAAATCGGATACAGGCTATTTTTAATGCAATTGAAAATTCAGGCGCATTGTCCTTCATTTCCCCAGAAGCTTTGTGGAATTAACATATATTTACAAAAGTATAAATATTGTAACAGGATTATATATTATGTCGTTGAAATGGAGGGGATATTGTAAGTGAGAGTAAATGAAAACAGGTTCAACTATTCCAGTATTTGACAAATTAAACGGGCTTTAACAGCTATAATAGGATTTATTATAAATGAAATGAGGGGGTGGCTTTGTATTTAGACGTTTATGTTGATGTTATTTTCATCATAAATTTCATCATGGATTTTATTCTGTTAACAGTAGTAAAAAAAATACTAAGGTATACAGGCTCATCCTTAAGGTGCTGCCTGGGAGCTGCAGCAGGAGCTTTGGGAGCTTGTGTGTTTGCGGTAATTCCGTATTTGAATCATTTCATTCAATTTTTAGCTGCTTACATTTTGTTAAGCTGCCTGTTGGTTAAGATATCCTATGGCAAAAGGAATCGAAAGGAATTTTTAAAAGCAGTAGGGCTCCTTTACATAACCACCTTTTTTCTGGGAGGATTATTGAACAGCCTGTATTATTATACTGGTTTTGGATATTATTTCAGAGAACTGATGCAGGGGAGATTGCTTTCAAAGCAGGGATATCAGAATTTTTATTTGGCAGTTTTGGCAGGGACTATCGGTTTGATTGTTTTTATCAGCCTTTTAAAACGGCTTCGGTATAAGGAAACAGATTATTATAAGACAGAACTTTGTTTTAATGAAAGAACTGTCAAAGCTGTAGGATTTATGGATACCGGAAATTGCTTAAAAGACCCGTATTTCGGGAAACCGGTAATTGTAGCGGAATATACGGTGATTGAACCCTTATTGACGGATTCTCAGAATAATATGCTGTGTAATCTGTTCGACGATTTTAGTAATGGTACTTCTTTACCCGGTAAGAACCAGGAGGAAGTACAACCGGACGAATATCTACCTCTTCGGATGATTCCTTTTCAATCAGTTGGTAAAAAAGGAATATTACCGGCAATTGTACTTGATAAAGTCATCCTCTGGGAAGGGAAAGAAGAGACGGTCAGGGAAAAAGTTCTAACTGCCATTAGCAGGGAGGATGTATCCGTACGTAAGGATTATCAGATCATTTTACATAGGGAGGTTATGTG from Anaerocolumna sp. AGMB13020 encodes the following:
- a CDS encoding sigma-E processing peptidase SpoIIGA, with product MYLDVYVDVIFIINFIMDFILLTVVKKILRYTGSSLRCCLGAAAGALGACVFAVIPYLNHFIQFLAAYILLSCLLVKISYGKRNRKEFLKAVGLLYITTFFLGGLLNSLYYYTGFGYYFRELMQGRLLSKQGYQNFYLAVLAGTIGLIVFISLLKRLRYKETDYYKTELCFNERTVKAVGFMDTGNCLKDPYFGKPVIVAEYTVIEPLLTDSQNNMLCNLFDDFSNGTSLPGKNQEEVQPDEYLPLRMIPFQSVGKKGILPAIVLDKVILWEGKEETVREKVLTAISREDVSVRKDYQIILHREVM